Proteins encoded in a region of the Synergistaceae bacterium genome:
- a CDS encoding TRAP transporter permease: LLYCYFGRSFPSLFQHRGFNIYRIVNHMYLGTEGIFGIPLSVSATFVFMFILFGSMLEQTGMGKFIIDLAMALAGWATGGPAKVAVISSGLMGSISGSSVANVCTTGMFTIPLMKSVGYKPHFAGAVEAVASTGGQIMPPVMGAAAFIMAQFMGVPYIHVALAAVVPALLYYFAVIIQVHYEANRLGFKGLPREQLPPLFRLLRQKGHLLIPLIGIIYFLIGGYTPLKAAYNGILITIVVSWLNKETRMTPARFLAALESGARAALGVACACATVGIIVGTATLTGLGLRIASAIVTLAGGSLMLTLLLTMVACILLGAGLPTTANFIVTSTMAAPALAHLGVPPMAAYMFVLYFGIAADLSPPVALAAYAGAGIAGAEPMRTGMTAVKLALAGFIVPFIYVYNPILVLVDFSLFPFIMATITALIGVMLLGMTTIGYYKGELKLWKRVLAFVGAIGLLIPGWQSDLFGLAILGLIYIIQTKTFENSTSL, from the coding sequence GTTCATACTGTTCGGCTCCATGCTGGAGCAGACCGGGATGGGAAAGTTCATCATCGACCTGGCGATGGCGCTGGCTGGATGGGCGACCGGTGGACCTGCGAAGGTCGCGGTCATAAGCTCGGGGCTCATGGGCTCGATCTCAGGCTCGTCTGTCGCGAACGTATGCACCACCGGAATGTTCACAATCCCCCTGATGAAGAGCGTTGGCTACAAGCCGCACTTCGCCGGGGCGGTGGAGGCCGTCGCTTCGACCGGCGGACAGATAATGCCCCCCGTGATGGGAGCGGCCGCTTTCATCATGGCCCAGTTCATGGGAGTTCCCTACATACATGTGGCGCTCGCCGCCGTGGTGCCGGCCCTCCTGTACTACTTCGCCGTCATTATCCAGGTCCACTACGAGGCCAACAGGCTCGGATTCAAGGGCCTTCCCAGGGAACAGCTGCCGCCCCTCTTCCGTCTGCTTCGGCAGAAGGGGCACCTGCTCATCCCCCTCATCGGGATAATCTACTTCCTGATCGGGGGGTACACGCCGCTCAAAGCTGCATACAACGGTATCCTCATCACGATCGTGGTGTCGTGGCTTAACAAGGAGACCAGGATGACCCCAGCCCGGTTCCTCGCAGCGCTGGAGAGCGGTGCGAGGGCCGCGCTCGGCGTGGCCTGCGCCTGCGCCACTGTCGGCATAATAGTCGGGACCGCGACTCTCACCGGACTCGGACTGAGAATTGCAAGCGCTATTGTCACCCTCGCCGGAGGGAGCCTCATGCTCACGCTGCTGCTGACGATGGTCGCGTGCATTCTCCTGGGGGCCGGACTGCCTACCACGGCCAACTTCATAGTCACAAGCACCATGGCCGCACCGGCGCTGGCCCATCTAGGAGTGCCCCCGATGGCCGCATACATGTTCGTGCTCTACTTCGGCATAGCGGCCGACCTGAGCCCCCCCGTGGCCCTGGCGGCCTACGCGGGCGCGGGAATCGCCGGCGCCGAGCCGATGAGGACCGGCATGACCGCCGTGAAACTGGCCCTTGCGGGGTTCATAGTCCCGTTCATCTACGTCTACAACCCAATACTTGTACTGGTCGACTTCAGCCTGTTCCCGTTCATAATGGCGACTATCACGGCCCTGATCGGGGTAATGTTGCTGGGGATGACCACTATTGGTTATTACAAGGGCGAATTGAAACTGTGGAAGAGGGTTCTGGCCTTTGTGGGCGCTATAGGCCTTCTGATACCGGGATGGCAGAGCGACCTGTTCGGACTTGCTATTTTGGGCCTGATTTACATTATTCAGACCAAGACCTTTGAGAATAGCACAAGTCTATAG